The stretch of DNA CCAACATGATGCTGTGCCTGGCCCTGCGCTCGAGCCCGGAGCTGGTCTACCAGCGGGCCCAGCGGCAGTTCTCGGTCGAGGAGATCACCGAGGCGTTCGCCGCCACCCGGGGCCTGGCCATGCCCTCCCAGCTGCGCCACCTGCTGCGGGCCCAGGGCCGCGACCTCCACGCCGAGTTCCTCGACCTGCTGCCCGAGCGGCCCGCCCCCATCTCCAACCAGCGCTTCAGCCTGCGACGCTTCGGGCTCGCCCTGCTGGTCCTGCTGGTCCTGCTGATCGTCGTGCCCCTGTTCGTCTCCTGGGCGGTGCAGACCGACCGGGCCAACACCTCGCTCTACACCAGCGACATCCGCTGCTCCGACCAGGAGGCGCTGTGGCTGATGGCCCAGGCGGTGCCGACGGCCGCCGCCGTCCCCTGCGTCCAGCTCGACCCGGCCGGCTGGTCCCTCAACGACGTCAAGGCGGGCGCGGGGTTCGCCAGCATCGTCTTCGACATCGTCCAGCCGTTCCAGGAGGCGGCGGTCACCGTCGACCTGCTGCCCTCCTGCGACCTGGCCGGGGCGACCGAGATCAGCTCCGAGCAGCCGGCGGCCAGGCGGTACATCCGGATCGACCGCTCGGCCAGCCCCACGCGGGTCACCCGCGTCTACACCTTCGAGGGCGGCTGCATCAGCGAGCGGTTCGTCTCCGACCTCTCCCCCGAGCGCCTCGCCAGCGATGCATCCTCGACCTTCGGCTTCGTCACCCGCTCCCAGCTCGCCCGCGACCTCAGCCGGCGCTCCGCCGGCCGCCTGCAGCTGGACCCGCCATAGGAGGCGCCCATGGGCTCGTACGAGGACACCGTCCGCACCCTCGAGGTGGAGCTCGGCCAGGTCGAGCAGGCCTTCCGGGGCCTCGGCGACGCCGAGTGGGCCACCCCGACCAAGCTCCGGCCGCTCGACGAGACCAAGCCCCACTGGACGCTGTTCGAGCTGGCCGGGCACTTCGACATCTCGATCGGGCTGACCGTGATGCTGGTGGCCGAGCCCCAGGACGGGCAGGTGGGCCGCGACCGGGTGAGCTTCTTCATCTTCCCCCGCTCGGAGGTCGCGCCGGTCGTCTACGACTACGCCTACACCATGGTCGAGGGGAAGACCCCGGCGCAGATGCCCGACGTCCTGGCCGCCACCTTCGCCAAGACGATCGAGGGGGCGCGGTCGCTGCCCCCGGACACGGTCGGCCCCGGCTACTACGCCCTCATGCGGCTGGACGAGTTCGTGGCCAGCCGGGTGGTGGAGGCGGTGGTGCACGGCCTCGACCTCACCGACGCCCTCGGGCGCGAGCCCATGGCGACCCCCGAGGGGGTCGCGGTGACCGCGGCCATCCTGGACGAGCTGCTGGCCCGCAAGACCGTGGCCGGGCGGCCGCCGGACCTGGGCGACGACCTGGCCTGGGTGCGGGCGGCCTCGGGCCGGGGGCCGGAGCACCCCGATCCGAGGCTGCCGCTGATCGGCTGAGGCGGCGGCCATGGACTTCACCGAGGACACGGCCACCGGGGCGGTGGAGGCGAGCTTCGCCGGCACGCCCGACCCGCGGCTCCGGGAGCTCCTCGGCAGCCTGGTCCGGCACCTGCACGGGTTCGTGCGCGAGGTCGAGCCGACCTTCGAGGAGTGGGAGCGGGCGATCGGGTTCCTGACCGCCACCGGGCAGCGCTGCGACGACACGCGCCAGGAGTTCATCCTGCTGTCGGACGTGCTCGGCGTGACCATGCTGGTCGACGCCATCAACCACCGCAAGGCGTCGGAGGCGACCGAGTCGACCGTGCTGGGGCCGTTCCACATGGTCTCCTCGCCCCCGCGGGAGCTGGGCGACAGCATCGACCTGGTCGCCACCGGCCAGCCCTGCGTGGTCACCGGCCGGGTCGTCTCCCTGGACGGCGCCCCGCTGGCCGGCGCCCAGGTCGACGTCTGGCAGGCCGACGACCACGGCTTCTACGACGTGCAGCAGCCGGGAACCCAGCCGCCGGGCAACGGCCGGGGCCTGTTCACCTGCGACGGCGACGGCCGCTTCTGGTTCCGGACGGTCACCCCCAGCGCCTACCCGATCCCCACCGACGGCCCCGTCGGCCGCCTCCTGACCGCGACCGGCCGCCACCCCTTCCGCCCCGCCCACATCCACTTCATCGTCGCCGCCGGCGGCCACGTCCCGGTCACCACCCACGTGTTCGTCGCCGGCAGCCCGTACCTGGACTCCGACGCCGTGTTCGCCGTCAAGCAGAGCCTGGTCAGGGACTTCACCGAGGTCGACGACCCCGCCGAGGCGGCCCGCTACGGGGTCGACCCGCCCTTCCGCCACGCCCACTTCGAGGTCGTGCTCCAGCCGGCCGGGTAACCGCCGGCCCGGCCGCTCCCATATCCTTGGAGCCGGGTGGCCGGCCGTGGGTCGCCGGCTGGAGGGGGAGCTGATCGCCGTGGCCCATGACGCTGAGGCGCTGGCCAGCTTCCTGCCAGGTCGGCTGGTGCGGAGGCTGGTGGAGGCGCCGGAGGAGGCGGGGCTGCCGCACGCCGACCGGATGGTGGCGGCGCTGCTGCTGGCCGACATCTCCGGGTTCACGGCCATCACCGAGCGGCTGGCCGAGCGGGGGCCGGGCGGGGCCGAGGAGCTGCGGGGGCTGCTCGACGGGGTCTTCCAGCCGCTGCTGGAGCTGGTCGCCGGGACCGGCGGGGACGTGCTCAAGTTCGCCGGGGACGCGCTGCTGGCCTGCTGGCCGGCGCCGGCCGGCGACCTGGGGGAGCGGGGCCTGGCCGGGGCGACGGCGACGGCCGCCGGGTGCGCCGAGGCGATGCAGGCGGCGCTGGGCCGCTTCGCCGAGGCCCAGCGGCTGCCCCTGGCCCTGCGGATCGGGGTCGGGGCCGGCGAGGTGGTGGTGCTGGACGTCGGCGGGGTCCGCGACCGGCGCGAGCTGCTGGTCGCTGGGACGGCGGTGCCGCAGACGACCGGGGCGGCCGCGCAGGCCCGGCCCGGGCAGGTGGTCCTCTCCCGGGAGGCCCTCGAGCTGGTGGAGCGAGCCGCCGGCCAGGCGCCGCCACCGGCCCCCCTGGTGGTCCCGGCGGCCGGCGCGGCCCTGGTCGCCCCCTACCTGCCAAGGGCGATGCTGGCCTCGATGGTCGCCGGGCACGAGGAGTGGCTGGCCGAGCTGCGCCAGCTCACCGTCCTGTTCGCCAACCTGCCCGACCTGGACCACCGGGCCGGCCTGGACGAGGCCCAGGAGGTGATGCTGGCCCTCCAGGGCGCCCTCTACCGCTACGAGGGCAGCATCAACAAGCTCAGCATCGACGAGAAGGGCACCAGCCTGGTGGCGGCCCTGGGGCTGCCGCCCCTGACCCACGAGGACGACCCGGCCCGGGGCGTCCAGGCCGCCCTGGCCATCCGCGAGGCCCTGGCCCGCCTGGGGCGCCGGGCCGCGGTCGGGGTCACCACCGGCCAGGCCTTCTGCGGGACCGTCGGCAGCCGCTGGCGGCGCGAGTACACCATGCTGGGCGCTCCGGTGAACCTGGCCGCCCGGCTGATGCAGGAGGCCGGCGACGGCGTGCTCTGCGACGCCGCCACCGCCGAGGCGGCCCGCGCCGCCCTGGCCTTCGAGGCGCTACCGCCCGTGCGGGTCAAGGGCCGCGCCGGCACGGTGCCGGTGTACCGGCCCGGGCGGCCGCAGGGCGGGCGGCGCGGCCGGGGGCCGGCGCCGGTGGCCAGGGTCCCGCTGGTCGGTCGGGAGGCCGAACGGGAGCGGCTGGCCGGCGCGCTGGGCCGGCTGACGGCGGCGGCCGGCGACGGCCGCCCGGCGCGGGTCCAGGTGCTGGTCGTGGAGGGCGAGGCCGGGGCCGGCAAGTCGCGCCTGGTGGCCGAGCTGGTCGACCAGGCCACGGCGGCCGGGGTGCCCGTGCTGGCCGGCGCCGGCGACGCGGTCGAGCGCAACACCCCCTGGCACCCCTGGCGGGAGCTGTTCGGCCGCCTGCCCGCCTTCGACGGCGCCGACCGGGCAGCCCGCCTGCGCCTGGTGCTGGAGCTGCTCGGCCCCGACCCCGAGGTCCGCGACCTGGCCCCGCTGCTCAACCCGGTGCTGGCCCTTGAGCTGCCCGAGACCGCGGCCAGCGCCGAGCTGAGCGGGCAGGGCCGTGCCGACCGCGCCCGGGACCTGCTGGTGCGGCTGCTGCGGACGCTGACCGCCGGCACCCCGACCGTGCTGGTCATCGAGGACGCCCACTGGCTCGACTCGGCCTCGACCGGACTGGTGCTGGCCCTCAGCCGGGAGCGGATGCCGCTGCTGCTGGTCGTGGCCACCCGCTCCCAGGGCGAGGGCGGGACACTGGCCGACGAGCTCACCTGGGGCGCCTACCGGCGGCTGCTGCGGGCGCCCGAGGTCGAGCGGCTGGTGCTGGACCGGCTGCCCGCGTACGCGGTCCGGGCCCTGGTCCGCCAGCGCCTGGGCGTCGCCACCGTCCCCGAGGCCCTGACTCGTCTCATCGACAGCAAGGCCGAGGGCAACCCGCTGTTCACCGAGGA from Actinomycetota bacterium encodes:
- a CDS encoding intradiol ring-cleavage dioxygenase; its protein translation is MDFTEDTATGAVEASFAGTPDPRLRELLGSLVRHLHGFVREVEPTFEEWERAIGFLTATGQRCDDTRQEFILLSDVLGVTMLVDAINHRKASEATESTVLGPFHMVSSPPRELGDSIDLVATGQPCVVTGRVVSLDGAPLAGAQVDVWQADDHGFYDVQQPGTQPPGNGRGLFTCDGDGRFWFRTVTPSAYPIPTDGPVGRLLTATGRHPFRPAHIHFIVAAGGHVPVTTHVFVAGSPYLDSDAVFAVKQSLVRDFTEVDDPAEAARYGVDPPFRHAHFEVVLQPAG
- a CDS encoding AAA family ATPase — translated: MGRRLEGELIAVAHDAEALASFLPGRLVRRLVEAPEEAGLPHADRMVAALLLADISGFTAITERLAERGPGGAEELRGLLDGVFQPLLELVAGTGGDVLKFAGDALLACWPAPAGDLGERGLAGATATAAGCAEAMQAALGRFAEAQRLPLALRIGVGAGEVVVLDVGGVRDRRELLVAGTAVPQTTGAAAQARPGQVVLSREALELVERAAGQAPPPAPLVVPAAGAALVAPYLPRAMLASMVAGHEEWLAELRQLTVLFANLPDLDHRAGLDEAQEVMLALQGALYRYEGSINKLSIDEKGTSLVAALGLPPLTHEDDPARGVQAALAIREALARLGRRAAVGVTTGQAFCGTVGSRWRREYTMLGAPVNLAARLMQEAGDGVLCDAATAEAARAALAFEALPPVRVKGRAGTVPVYRPGRPQGGRRGRGPAPVARVPLVGREAERERLAGALGRLTAAAGDGRPARVQVLVVEGEAGAGKSRLVAELVDQATAAGVPVLAGAGDAVERNTPWHPWRELFGRLPAFDGADRAARLRLVLELLGPDPEVRDLAPLLNPVLALELPETAASAELSGQGRADRARDLLVRLLRTLTAGTPTVLVIEDAHWLDSASTGLVLALSRERMPLLLVVATRSQGEGGTLADELTWGAYRRLLRAPEVERLVLDRLPAYAVRALVRQRLGVATVPEALTRLIDSKAEGNPLFTEELTIALRDAGLVRVAGGAVELASEVPDVLARRMPQTVHGAITSRIDRLTPTQQLTVKVASVIGRVFAVVILRDVHPLRDAVARTLMADLSEIERANLTVLESPEPDLQYLFKHVITQEAAYNLMLLSQRRRLHQAVAEWYERSGGGDLAVLAHHWRLAEVPHKATHYLERAGAEALREGAYAEAVRFFTALLELDAPAGPPDAGRRHGTPDAPVIRRARWEHQLGDAYLGLGQLAPEQEHLHAALALLGRRTPASGRRLPGKLAWQAGQQVRNRVWPRPLVASSPEARAALEEAAEVYERLFLVDYHASRRVQALHQAVKGLNLAEEAGSRSAEARMAAACSVAAGLLARHRLAEAYLRRAFAAVDEAGDPSARSWVLQAAALYGIGVGRWAEVREHLEEADAILRRLGDPRRLAEITGLRIWERYFQGELPAVRPVLAAMDRLGRQSGDAQVRSWAVAGHAVVGLRTGDLEEAAAALRRRTTPAPEALHALLLGDRARAVEALRRALEQAARPVVKCYWFDLYAMTAEVATALWLDRRGDGGDGDAGPWRAMATEAVGHLGRYARVFPIGEPRHRLYRGLLAWTAGRPAAARRDWRAALAAAERLGMRYDQALALDTLGRHGEPGQRTAFRERGLALFERLAVQDLTSPEALAARLAAGGPGGSGGRGGA
- a CDS encoding maleylpyruvate isomerase N-terminal domain-containing protein, which translates into the protein MGSYEDTVRTLEVELGQVEQAFRGLGDAEWATPTKLRPLDETKPHWTLFELAGHFDISIGLTVMLVAEPQDGQVGRDRVSFFIFPRSEVAPVVYDYAYTMVEGKTPAQMPDVLAATFAKTIEGARSLPPDTVGPGYYALMRLDEFVASRVVEAVVHGLDLTDALGREPMATPEGVAVTAAILDELLARKTVAGRPPDLGDDLAWVRAASGRGPEHPDPRLPLIG